In the Arachis ipaensis cultivar K30076 chromosome B10, Araip1.1, whole genome shotgun sequence genome, one interval contains:
- the LOC110268250 gene encoding uncharacterized protein LOC110268250, producing MDTGRKRYYVVKRGRKPGIYTSWEECNEQVDGFKGSQFKRFMVRREAEEWLSLPRQDPVGEDTVPEAQDLALSFGDLTVREHGSVTGDGSSGSVTAGSDFLPHEPDIVPKFDPKAFVIMEDMEQLLLRVCARLQVSPPVFFLRDAFHSEGKKYHGFGVSLQSTAKGINFFVSGRLSTDERLARKDAAFITLERLLEESQVNIFDFNFQVVLRYKEEVAEAHRVARLSVTEL from the exons ATGGATACTGGTCGGAAGCGTTACTACGTTGTGAAGAGAGGACGAAAGCCAGGCATTTATACCTCCTGGGAAGAATGCAATGAACAAGTGGATGGCTTCAAGGGGAGCCAGTTCAAACGCTTCATGGTAAGGCGCGAGGCGGAGGAGTGGCTGAGTTTGCCAAGACAAGACCCCGTTGGTGAAGACACTGTACCGGAGGCTCAAGATTTGGCGCTAAGCTTCGGAGATCTGACCGTCAGAGAGCATGGCAGCGTTACGGGAGACGGGAGCAGCGGATCTGTGACCGCCGGATCGGACTTTCTGCCTCATGAGCCAG ATATAGTTCCGAAGTTTGACCCCAAGGCGTTCGTCATAATGGAAGACATGGAGCAACTGCTGTTACGGGTATGTGCTCGGCTTCAAGTTAGTCCCCCAGTCTTTTTCCTGCGTGATGCCTTCCACAGCGAAGGAAAGAAGTATCATGGGTTTGGAGTTTCCCTGCAAAGCACCGCGAAGGGGATCAACTTCTTCGTTTCTGGGAGGTTGTCGACTGACGAGCGACTGGCAAGGAAGGATGCCGCCTTCATCACTTTGGAGAGGCTCCTGGAGGAGTCGCAGGTGAATATATTTGACTTCAACTTCCAAGTAGTTCTGCGATACAAGGAGGAGGTTGCTGAGGCACACCGCGTGGCAAGGTTGTCAGTCACAGAGCTGTAA
- the LOC107623404 gene encoding dof zinc finger protein DOF1.4 isoform X1 yields MERAEEQQQKEEGGVKCPRCDSSNTKFCYYNNYSLSQPRHFCKACKRYWTRGGTLRNVPVGGGSRKNKRRLNHPHPNTTSSQINNNNDDVNLPSLFHTFTSDAALQNNHVFAASSSSYDSILLPPTMMPMQQNLINGGYYCQNQIEQQHHVPNFSDPNSLYYWSNAFTSWNNDNNHHLTSLI; encoded by the exons ATGGAGAGAGCAGAAGAGCAAC AGCAGAAGGAGGAAGGGGGAGTAAAGTGCCCTCGATGTGATTCATCAAACACCAAGTTTTGTTACTACAACAACTACAGCTTGTCACAGCCAAGGCACTTCTGCAAAGCCTGCAAGAGATACTGGACAAGAGGTGGAACCCTCAGAAACGTTCCTGTTGGCGGCGGTTCCAGGAAGAACAAGCGTCGTCTCAACCACCCACACCCAAACACTACTTCTTCTCAGATCAACAACAACAACGATGATGTGAATCTCCCCTCCTTATTCCACACCTTCACTTCTGATGCTGCTCTTCAAAATAATCATGtctttgctgcttcttcttcaagctATGATTCTATCTTGTTACCTCCAACTATGATGCCGATGCAACAAAACCTCATCAATGGTGGTTATTATTGCCAAAACCAGATCGAGCAGCAGCATCATGTGCCTAATTTCTCTGATCCAAATTCTCTTTATTATTGGAGTAATGCTTTCACTTCTTGGAACAACGATAATAATCATCATCTTACTTCTCTCATCTAA
- the LOC107623404 gene encoding dof zinc finger protein DOF2.2 isoform X2: MEKQKEEGGVKCPRCDSSNTKFCYYNNYSLSQPRHFCKACKRYWTRGGTLRNVPVGGGSRKNKRRLNHPHPNTTSSQINNNNDDVNLPSLFHTFTSDAALQNNHVFAASSSSYDSILLPPTMMPMQQNLINGGYYCQNQIEQQHHVPNFSDPNSLYYWSNAFTSWNNDNNHHLTSLI; this comes from the coding sequence ATGGAGAAGCAGAAGGAGGAAGGGGGAGTAAAGTGCCCTCGATGTGATTCATCAAACACCAAGTTTTGTTACTACAACAACTACAGCTTGTCACAGCCAAGGCACTTCTGCAAAGCCTGCAAGAGATACTGGACAAGAGGTGGAACCCTCAGAAACGTTCCTGTTGGCGGCGGTTCCAGGAAGAACAAGCGTCGTCTCAACCACCCACACCCAAACACTACTTCTTCTCAGATCAACAACAACAACGATGATGTGAATCTCCCCTCCTTATTCCACACCTTCACTTCTGATGCTGCTCTTCAAAATAATCATGtctttgctgcttcttcttcaagctATGATTCTATCTTGTTACCTCCAACTATGATGCCGATGCAACAAAACCTCATCAATGGTGGTTATTATTGCCAAAACCAGATCGAGCAGCAGCATCATGTGCCTAATTTCTCTGATCCAAATTCTCTTTATTATTGGAGTAATGCTTTCACTTCTTGGAACAACGATAATAATCATCATCTTACTTCTCTCATCTAA